A region of Halalkaliarchaeum desulfuricum DNA encodes the following proteins:
- a CDS encoding DUF5789 family protein, producing MSDEESEEPEEPTVELGEGPDVEGAPLSRVASRLTWPQTKSDVEAQEGDAEIRTPDGPTSLSELLEDVDETYFDSRQAFVAEIEAAAGRGPVATE from the coding sequence ATGAGCGACGAGGAATCCGAGGAGCCGGAGGAACCCACCGTCGAACTGGGAGAGGGCCCCGACGTCGAGGGGGCGCCGCTTTCGCGTGTCGCCTCCCGGCTGACGTGGCCGCAGACGAAAAGCGACGTCGAGGCCCAGGAGGGCGACGCCGAGATCCGGACCCCCGACGGACCGACATCCCTCTCGGAACTGCTCGAGGACGTCGACGAGACGTATTTCGACTCCAGACAGGCGTTCGTTGCGGAGATCGAGGCCGCCGCCGGTCGCGGCCCCGTCGCGACCGAGTAG